A segment of the Collimonas fungivorans genome:
CCGAGCGCGTGGTGCTGGCGCGCCGCCACTTCCAGGCTTACTCGCGCAGCGTGATGGAGCGCAGCGTGTTGTGGTGGGCTTCGGAGAGTCGCCTGCGGCGGCTGATCAAGATCGAATCCGACTTGCCGCTCAGCACGCTGCAGGCCGGCCCCACCATCCTGCTTTGCCCGCATTTCGTCTGCCTGGAAATTCCCGGCATCGCCCTGGTGCTGAATTCCTCGCTGTCGATCTGCACCATCTACACGCGCCAGCAAGATGCAGTGACCGATGCCGCGCTGCTGAAAGGCCGTTCGCGTTTCCGTCCGGTCAAGCTGTTTACTCGCGAACAAGGCGTCAAACCCATCATCCGCGCCATGCGCGAAGGTTTTCCCTTCATCATGCTGCCCGACATGGACTTCGGTTTGAAGGATGCAGAGTTTGTGCCGTTTTTCGGCATCCCGACGGCGACGCTGACCGCTACCGCCCGCATTGCCGCCGCCACCAAAGCCAGCGTGGTGCCGATGATCGCGACTTTCCTGCCTGGCTACAAGGGCTGGAAAGTGACCTTCTACCCGGCCTGGGAAAATTATCCGGGCGACGACATGACGGAAGCCACGCGCCGCATGAACGCATTTATCGAAGCCCGCATCCTGGAAGCGCCGGCAGAATATTTCTGGGCACACAAACGCTTCAAGACGCGTCCCCCGGGGCAGGCTGACGTCTATTCCCCGGCAGCGCCGGAGCAGGCCGACACTGCTGCGCGCTAGCGCCGTTTCCATCATAATGGGCGCATGAAACTCAAATTCACAAAAATGCACGGCGCCGGCAATGATTTCGTCGTGATCGACGCGATTCACCAGCATGTCGATTTCACTCCGGCGCAGTGGCAGCGCCTGGGCGACCGCCGTTTCGGCGTGGGCGCGGATCAAATGCTGGTGGTGGAAAAATCGCAGGCCGACGGCGTCGATTTCCGCTACCGGATTTACAACGCCGATGGCGGCGAGGTTGAACAATGCGGCAACGGCGCCCGCGCCTTCGTCAAATTCGTCACCGACAAGGGCCTCACCAGCAAGCGCGCGATCCGGGTGGAAACCATGTCCGGCATCATCGAGCCAAGGCTGGAAGACGACGGCCGCATTACGGTAGATATGGGCGCGCCTGTCCTGGCGCCGGCCGCGGTGCCGTTCGACGCCAGCAACCTGGACAGCCGGACGATGGGCGAAGATGCGCTCTGGCCGCTGGATGTCCAGGGCAAACAGGTATGGATCTCAGTGGTGTCGATGGGCAACCCGCATGCGGTGCAGGTAGTCGAGGACAGCGAGGCGGCGCCGGTGCTGGTCGACGGTCCGCTGATAGAACATCACCCGCGCTTTCCACGGCGGGTCAATGCCGGCTTCATGCAAGTCGTCGATCGCCACAGCATCAAGCTGCGCGTATTCGAGCGCGGCGCCGGCGAAACCCTGGCCTGCGGCACCGGCGCCTGCGCTGCGGTGGTTGCCGGCATCCGGCGCGGCCTGCTGGACTCGCCGGTGGCGGTGCAGACCCATGGCGGCGAATTGTCGATCGCCTGGGCTGGCGGACAGCAGGCGGTCATGATGACCGGTCCGGCAGTATCGGTATTCGAGGGTGAAATCGAGATCGCTGCGGCTGATCAAGCGTAAGCGTTAAAGGACTTCATCTGCTTCCGCCGCTGCGGACGGCACCGCAGTCTTGAAGCGGTACAGACGCTGCCGATAATTGCCTTCAGGTCCGTTCGGACCGCAATCCACATCTTCAAACAGGCGGGCGATCCGGGTCAGGGCCTGGCGCTCGTCGCCGGTCTGGATCAGTATCAAACGGCGTTTGCTGCGCGCATAGTGGGCGCGGATATCTATCACCAGGCAATGGCCGCAATCGGCCTGGTTCAAATCCAGCAGCAAAGCCTCGGGCCGGCTCAAACCGAACAACACGGCCAGTTCGATCCGTGCGGCCAGGAACGGGTGCGCCTTGACTTGTTCACGCGTCAGTTGCTGCTTGGCTGCTTCCGCCCAGGCCGCCGGCTGTGCGCTGTCGGCGATTCTCGCCAGCAGGTTGGCCGCTTCGCCGCTGCCTTGCGCCGCCGCTTTTTGCAGCCAGTAGACCGCGCGCACGTCGTTGGCAAGTTTTTCGCGCCGGTTGCGCCAGGCGCTCAACCCACATTCCAGCTGCGCCGCGCAATGCCCCATTTCGGCAGCGTGTTCCAGATGGCGCTGCATATCGACCAGGTTGCGCTGCGAAAACTCCGACTTCAGGTAGATGCGCGACAAGGCATACCAGGCATCCGCCAATCCGGCTTCGCCGGCCAGCGTCAGCCAGCGGATTGCTTTTTTATAATTGGCAGACCCGGTCCCCACCAGCAGACGTTCGCCGTCGCTGTTCATGCGGGCGTACCACAGGCCCAGCGCCAGCTGCGCAGCCTTGTCGTCGCCATACGCGGCCAGTTCCAGAAACTGCTGCACCTCGGCTGCATCGAAGCTGTCGCTGGTCTGCAGCACTTGGGCGCTGCGGAGCAACAAGGACAGGTTTTCTTCTCCTAACTGGCGCGCCAGGGTTTCCGACGGTACGTTCAACTGCGCCAGGATATCGGCATACTGTTCCGACAACGCCCTCGCCAGCGGCAACGCTCTTTCCAGGAACACCGGCCAGTCGGCTTTTTCCCAAGCCAGTTGCGCCAGCGACTGCTGCGCCTGCATCACGCCGGCGTCGGCTGCACGCGCGGTCCATTTCAGGGTCGCGTCTTGCTCCGGCTTGGACTCAGTCTGAGTCTCAGACTGAACCCCGGCCAGCTGCTCGCTTGGCGCCGCGCGGCCTGGCGGCGGCGCGCTATCGGCATGCTGCGCCAGCAGCCATTGCGCTTCGGCGATGCCGCCGTGTGCAGCGGTTTCCAAAGCCTTGATAGCTTTGCCGTGCAAGCCCGGCAGTACTTGCAGATTGCCGTCTTCGCGATTCAGCACCAATTGCGCCAGCACCAGGCCCGCCTGCATCAGGCCGGCGTCAAAAGCGCGTTCATACCAGACGCAAAGCGCCAATGGATCGCTCGCCGCTTCAGCCACCTCCAGCGAAATATGACGGCCGATCAGCATCCATGCTTCGGATTCTTGTTGTTGTGCGGCGCGATCCAGCCAGTGCAGCGCCGTCGACAAGCTTTGCGGCAAACCATTGCCGCCGAATAAATAGCGCTTGCCTAGGGCCAGCTGTGCGGCAGCTTGCCCGGCACGCGCCGCGCGAATAATCGCCAGGTCTTCACGTTTAGCCATAAATGCTCATTACCAAAACGTAAATTATCCTCGATAAATACATGAAATTTTGTTTTTGCTTAATTTTTACAATATGTGAATCTTCTACGCAACACAAGTGCCCTGCGGACGGAGGTGCCCAGAGGATGCTGCGCTCCGGCTCGCGTCAAACATCGAAGGACAATTCCTACAACTTCGCTTAAATTGTGTCAAAAATGGTCAATTCAACTTAACAATCAAAAAAATCGAGGCCAGCGCAAACTTTTTTCTTGATAAGCGTAGTAAAAATACAACGAATTTACCGGATACATGCAGTTTTGACAAATTTATAAATCCACAACAAACCAAACTGCAAGAAGTCCGGGCAACTGCCTTTAAGGTTCAATCCTCCGACAAGACGTACGGATGCTTAAGACCGTTTTCTATTTAAAGGACGTCAAATGAAAAAATCACTAATCGCACTGACAGTACTCGGCGCAATCGCAGGTGCAGCACAAGCTCAAAGCTCCGTCACCATCTACGGTACCGTTGATGCTGGCGTCACCTACTCCAACAACAATGTTCCAGCTGGCAACGTGGATGCAAACAGCCGCCTGGGCGGCAGCAAGTTCGGCGTAGGCTCCGGCAACATCGATACTTCGCGTATCGGCTTCAAAGGTGTGGAAGATCTAGGCGGCGGCCTGAAAGCCCTGTTTCAACTGGAAGCTGGCTTCAATACCGACACCGGCGGTTTCGAACAAGACAAGTCCCTGTTCAACCGTAAATCGGTAGTCGGCCTGGGCGGCAACTTCGGTAGCGTATTGCTGGGCCGTCAGTCGGACGTCCTGGACGACTACGGTCACCAGTACACTTCAGTCAAGGACTTCGGCAATTTCGTCGGCAGCCCGCACGTCGGCGACCGCCTGGAAGGTTCGCGTACCCAGAATTCGATCCGCTATAACTCGCCAAGCTTCAGCGGCGTTACAGCCAGCGCCATCTATGGCTTCGGCGAAGAAGCAGGCGCCAATTCCAACGGCCAAGCCTTCGGCGGCGGCGTTGCCTATGACAACGGCCCATTGGGCGCGTACCTCGGCTATTACCAGTCGAAGGCAGGCAAGAACTCTGCCGACACCGCGCCACTGTTCCAGTTGAACACTGTCAAAGAAGGCGACACCATGAACAAGACCTTCAGCCTGGGCGCTAGCTACCAGGCTGGTCCAGCCCGCCTGTATGGCAACTGGTCGCGCATCAATGTTCCTGAGCAATACAAGCAGAACATTTTCGAACTAGGAACCGACTACGCCCTGAGCGCTCCGCTGCATCTGCTGGCTTCGGTGCAGCACACCCAGTACTCGCTGGATGGCAACACTGAAGGCAACAGCTCCAAGCCGCAAGTAACCCAAGTCAACCTGGGCGTGGATTACTACCTGTCCAAGCGTACCGATCTGTACACCCTGGCATCCTACGCCAAGGGCAAGAACGGTGCGCCAGTCGGTGACTATGCAAACCCCGCCGTGCAGAACGACGCTGGCAAGAGCAACCAGACTGCTGTTGCAGTCGGCATCCGCCACAAGTTCTAATATAAGTTAGCCGCCTGGCGGCAAAGCTTGTTTTTGCAATACCTCCCGGGCGGCCGTACCGCCCGGGGCTTTTCACCAGCCCTGGCAAAAAGCCTGATATCAGTTACGCAACATGCGTAATTGCCAAATTACAAATCCGCATATCCCAATTTGCGCAAGTCTGAGCCGCCACAAGCGTTGCTCACGCCCTTCCCTGCCTGTCACAAAAATACAACACAATTAACAATCTTCTTCAATTTCGACCAATTTATAGCATCACAGGAAACCAAACCGCCAGCATAGCCAGCGAGACACCTTAATGTTCATCCATCCGGCAAGATGTACGGATCCTTAAGACAGTTTTCTAAATAAAGGACGTCAAATGAAGAAATCACTAATCGCACTGGCCGTACTCGGCGCAATCGCAGGTGCAGCACAAGCTCAAAGCTCCGTCACTATCTACGGTATCGTTGATACTGGCATCGTTTACACAAGCAAAGCTCTGACATCGACCGGCGACACCGGCAGCAAATTCGGCATCAACTCCGGCATCATCCAAGGCTCGCGCCTGGGTTTCAAGGGCGTTGAAGATCTGGGCGGCGGTCTGAAGGCTCTGTTCCAATTGGAAGCTGGTTTCAACAACGACACTGGCGGCCTGCAAGGCGACAAGGGTACAACTACTCTGTTCCGTCGTAAGTCGGTAGTCGGTCTGGGCGGCAACTTCGGTTCCGTTCTGCTGGGTCGTCAAACTGACATCCTGGACGACGTCAGCCAATGGACTTCGGTTCAAGACTTCGGTGGCGTAACTGGTTCCGTCGGTCATAACCTGGACCGTTTGGAAGGTACACGCACCAACAATTCGATCCGTTACAACACTCCAGACGTATCCGGTTTCACTGGTAGCCTGATCTATGGCTTCGGCGAAACAGCTGGCCAAACTTCGGCTGGCCAATCGTTCGGCGCTGGCGGTCAATACGCTAACGGTCCTCTGGGTCTGTTCGCTGCTTACTACCAATCGAAACTGGGTTCGACATCCAGCGACACTTCGCTGATCAACGGTTCGCAAGTAGCTAACTTCTCCGGCAAATCCGGCGACACAGCTCTGAAGACATTCAGCATCGGTGCTAGCTACCAAGCTGGTCCAGCACGTCTGTACGGTAACTGGTCGCGCGTCAAGCAGCCTTTGGCTACTAGCTCGAACTCGGCTACTACCGGTATCCTGCAACCAGGCAGCTTCACAGTTGGCAGCTTCAACAACACCAAGGCTGACATCTTCGAACTGGGCGTGAACTACGCTGTTACAGCTCCTCTGCACCTGCTGGCTAGCGTTCAATACAACAAGCTGACATTTGCTGATGCTGGCGCCGACAAGGGCAAGCTGACCCAATTCAACCTGGGTACAGACTACTTCCTGTCGAAGCGTACTGACCTGTATGCTTTCGTTTCGAACCTGCGCGCTAAGGATGCTGTCAATCCAGGCGTCTACGGCGACAGCCTGGGCGACACTGGCAACCAGACAGCAGTTGCTGTTGGTATCCGCCACAAGTTCTAATTTAAGCTGGCCGAACCCGCGGCAGCAAGCGGGCAAGGTTGCTTGACTAGAGATGTAAAAGGCCCACATGGCTTGCCATGTGGGCCTTTTTTATTGTCCGCCCGGCAGGCGGCTCAGGTTGTCATGCACCGGCATAGCGGTGTACCCTTGATCATTCTCTTTTTTCATCACCGATTTCATCACCGATACGCACATGAGCCTCCAACTTGATCCCGATACTGTCGCCCAATATCTGATCGACTCTCCCCATTTTTTTGAAGAACATGCCGAACTGCTGGCCAAGATCCGCCTCAGCAGCCCTTTGCTCGGCCGCGCCGTTTCGCTGCAAGAGCGGCAAATGGAAGTGCTGCGCGAAAAAATCAAGGTGCAGGACCTGCGCCTGGCCGACATGATGCGCAACGCCCAGGAAAACGATGCAAGCTCGCACAAGCTGCACGCCTGGACCCGCAGCCTGCTGCTGGCGCGCAATGACGTTGACTTGCCGCACACTCTGGTCGACGGCCTGCGCACCAGTTTTGGCGTGCCCCAGGCCACCTTGCGCCTGTGGGGCGTGGCCGAGGATTATTCGCATACATGGTTTGCCGCGGAAGCTTCCGAGGACGCCAAGATTTTCGCCAATGGCTTGAGCCTGCCGTTTTGCGGCAGCAACAATGACTTCGAAGCGGCCGCCTGGCTGGAGCATGACGTCCAGTCGGTCGCCATGCTGCCCTTACGCAACACCAGCAGCGGCGCCGCCGTCTCGGCAACCTTCGGCCTGCTGGTGCTGGGCTCGCCCGATCCGCAACGCTTCAGCGCCGACATGGCCACCGATTTCCTGGTGCAGATTGGCGAGACCGCAAGCGCGGCGCTGGCCTGCTTGCTCGAATAACTCGAATAAGCCCGCGAACATGCACAGATCATGAGCGCCGACGCCAACCAGGCTTACCTCAGCGGCTATCTGGACAGCCTGGCGGGCCAGCGCCAGTTGTCAGCGCATACCATCAGCAACTACGGCCGCGACCTGAGAGAACTGGCAAGCCTGACGCAAGCATTAGGCAACAACTGGCAGTTCGCCGCCGTGACCCATTTCCACATCCGCAAATTTGCCGCGCAATTGCATTCGCGCGGTTTGAATCCCAGCTCGATTGCACGCAAGCTGTCGGCCTGGCGCGGTTTTTTCGAATGGCTGGCGGAGCAGACCACGCTCGCCAGCAATCCCGTCGAAGGCGTCAAGGCGCCCAAGCGCGCCAAACCGCTGCCGAAAGCGATGGCGGCGGATGACGCGATACACCTGGTCGCTAGCGGCAACCCGCTGGCCGATGCCGGCTCCAGCATGGCGCTGTGCAACCAGGCTATGTTTGAATTGCTGTATTCCAGCGGCCTGCGGGTTTCGGAACTGGCCGGGTTGGACCTGCGCTATAGCCGCCAGGCAGACCACGAATCGGCCGGCTGGATCGACCTTGACGCCGCCGAAGTGACGGTCACCGGCAAAGGCGGCAAGAAACGCAGCGTGCCGGTAGGAAAACCGGCGATACAAGCGATTGCAGCCTGGCTGCCGCAACGCGCGGCCCTGCTCAAAAGCGACCAGGGCGAGCATGCGGCAGCCTTGTTCCTGACCGAACGCGGCACCCGCGTCTCGCCGCGCGTGATCCAGTTGCGCCTGAAACATCATGCACAGTCGCTCGGCATCGCCAGCAATGTGCATCCCCATGTGCTGCGCCATTCATTCGCCTCGCACATGCTGCAGGGTTCAGGCGACTTGCGGGCCGTGCAAGAACTGCTGGGACATGCGTCGATTGCCGCCACCCAGGTCTACACCTCGCTTGATTTCCAGCGCCTGGCGCAGGTGTATGACGCCGCCCACCCGCGGGCAAAAAAAATCACCGACAAATAACGCACATGCAACTCGCATGCAGCAAGCGCTTGAAAGGCCAATTTGAAACTCAAATATGCAACTGAATTGCATTTCAGGCATAATTGAGGCCTTAGCTATCCATATCGCACTATGAACCCAGGCCCAAAATCCAAATCTGCCGCGACCATGGCCGCCGCCAGCTCCCGCCCGCATGCGGCAGCATTGGCCGAGGCGCAGCTGCGCGAGGTCGCACTGCGCATTACCCCTGCCCGCATCAAGGTACTGGCCGCCCTGCTGGAAGCGCGTTGCGCTTTTTCCCATCAAGACATGCAAGACCAGTTTACCGAAATGGACCGGGTGACCTTGTACCGGGCCCTCGATTGCCTGACGGACGCCGGCCTGGCGCACAAGATCGCCGGCGACGACCGCGTATTCCGCTATAGCGCCGGCACCGAACACAGCGAAGCCAGCCATTCCGGCCACGCGACCCAGCACCAGCACGGCCATTTCAAGTGCACCCGCTGCGCCAAGGTGTTCTGCCTGGACGGCAGCGGCGACGCCGGTTTCCTCGACAGCATGCTGTCGCTAGGCGACAGCCATGCCGGCAGCACCACCACGCCCGCCAAACTGCGCAAACAGCTGCAGCAAGCCTTGCAAGACACGCTGGGCAAAGGTTTCCAGGGTCATGAGATCGAACTGACCATCAAGGGCTGGTGCGCAGACTGCACACATTGATTTGCAGCAGCGTGCAGCAGCACAGCAACGACTGGTCCAGCCGACCTCTCCCGCGCATTGTCTCAACCCCATATCGTTTTTTATTTTTCCGGATCCCGTCATGGCACTTATCCCCACCACTATCCTGACCGGCTTTCTCGGCGCCGGCAAAACCACTTTGCTCAACCGCATCCTGCAACAGCAGCACGGCCATAAAATCGCCGTGATTGAAAATGAGTTCGGCCAGGAAAATATCGACAATGAAATCCTGGTGCAAGACAGCACCGAACAAATCGTCGAAATGAACAACGGCTGCATCTGCTGCACGGTGCGCGGCGACCTGATCGTCGCCCTGACCACGCTGGCGCGCCGCCGCGCCGCCGGCGAACTGAACTTCGACCGGGTAATTATCGAAACCACCGGCATGGCCAACCCGGGGCCGGTAGCGCAAACCTTCTTTGTCGACGACGAAGTGGCGATGCACTTCATGCTGGATGCAATCGTCACCGTGGTCGATGCCAAACACGCGATGATGCAGCTTGACCAGCAGGAAGAAGCGCAGCGCCAGGTCGGTTTCGCCGACAAGCTGCTGCTCTCCAAAACCGACCTGGTGGCGGCGCAAGAGGTGACCGCCCTGACCAGCCGTCTCAAGCGCATCAATCCGCGCGCGCCGATCATTACCCTTGATCCGCAGCACACGCCGATAGAAGAAATCCTGGATATCCGCGGTTTCAACCTCAACGCCAAGCTGGAAATCGATCCTGACTTTTTGGCAACAGAAGAAGAACATGCCCACGAACATAGCGGCGACGATTGCGACCACCCCTCCCACCAGCACGAAGGGCATGGCCACCACGACCATCACCACGCGCACCACGATGATGAAATCGCGGCTTTTGTTTTCAAAAGTGAAAGACCTTTCGATACTGCTCGCCTGGATGAATTCCTGGGCGGCCTGGTGCAAGTCTACGGACCGCGCATGTTGCGCTACAAAGGCGTATTGTTGATGGATGGCGCCGACCGCAAGGTGGTGTTCCAGGGAGTACACCAGATCATGGGCAGCGACGTTGGCGGCAAATGGGACGCAAATGAGACACGCGGCAGCAAAATGGTCTTCATTGGCAAGAATCTGCCGAAAGACATCTTTATTCGCGGTTTGGAGCAATGTTTGGTATAAACTATGGCAGTTTTGCGCTGGGAAATCACTGGATAGCGGGCCAATCACACCATTGCTTGGCCGCTGATTAAGGGAGAGGACCATGAACCTGACCGTTAAAAAGACCGTTGCCAAGAAGGCACCGGCCTCGCTAGGCAAATCGACGCCGAAAGCCGGGCAGGCTGGAGCTCCCGCCAGCAGTAAAGTTAAAAGCGCAGCCAAGAGCACCGTGGCAGGCATTGCTAAAGGCACGGCAAAAAGCACGGCCAGCAGCGCAAAAGTAGCTGAAAAATCAGCAAAACTCTCCGCCAAGGCGCCGCGGAAGACCGAGCCCCCTGTTGCCACCGCAAGCAAGGCTGTGTCCAAAGTCGCCAAACCCGATCCCAAACCTGTTGTAAAATCCCTAGCCAAGAAAACGGCGATTGCCAAGTCATCCTCCTCCACGGTGGCGGCAGACAAGGCAGCGCGCAATACCCAGGCCAGTAGTTCTGTAACAAAGAAACTGAGTTCCCCAACGGCCAGATCCGGCGCCAGCAGCACCAGCAACAAGCCCGCAAGCGCCGGATTAACGGATAAAATTGAAAAAAACGTCGTATCGAAAGCAAGCGAAGTGGCTACTAAAACAACCAAACCAACATCTGATTCCATTCTGTTGACCGAAGAGCAAATCCTCAAGATGGGCGAAAAGGACTACATGAATGAAGCGCAACTGGCTTTCTTCAAGGCGCGTTTGCAGCAGTTAGAAATCGACCTGCTCAAGAACGCCGGAGAAACCACGGAACATTTGCGCGAAACCGTCCTGGTGCCGGATCCTGCGGACCGCGCCACCATCGAAGAAGAACATGCGCTGGAATTACGCACCCGTGACCGTGAACGCAAGCTGCTGAAGAAGGTGCAGCAATCGATCGCATCGATTGACGCCGGCGAATACGGCTGGTGCGAAGAAACCGGCGAACCGATCGGCATTCCTCGTTTGCTGGCGCGTCCGACTGCGACCCTGTCGCTGGAAGCGCAACAACGTCGCGAACTGAAACAAAAGCTTTACGGCGATTGATTTCCGGAGCGGTCCGGCAGCGGGAAAACACCAGCCAGAGCAACGGCCTTGCTTCCCCTGCCTGACCGCTGTCGCTTTTCCTGCTGCCGTGTCCCGCTTATCCGGATTCCTTGATGTCAGTCCAAGCCCTCAGTTCGAGACGACTCCAGCACGCCGCCGCGGCGCCGATGCTGGCGCTTGTGCTGATATGCGCGATCCTGTTCTCGCAATGGCTGGGACTGACGCATAGCATCGT
Coding sequences within it:
- a CDS encoding porin; this translates as MKKSLIALAVLGAIAGAAQAQSSVTIYGIVDTGIVYTSKALTSTGDTGSKFGINSGIIQGSRLGFKGVEDLGGGLKALFQLEAGFNNDTGGLQGDKGTTTLFRRKSVVGLGGNFGSVLLGRQTDILDDVSQWTSVQDFGGVTGSVGHNLDRLEGTRTNNSIRYNTPDVSGFTGSLIYGFGETAGQTSAGQSFGAGGQYANGPLGLFAAYYQSKLGSTSSDTSLINGSQVANFSGKSGDTALKTFSIGASYQAGPARLYGNWSRVKQPLATSSNSATTGILQPGSFTVGSFNNTKADIFELGVNYAVTAPLHLLASVQYNKLTFADAGADKGKLTQFNLGTDYFLSKRTDLYAFVSNLRAKDAVNPGVYGDSLGDTGNQTAVAVGIRHKF
- a CDS encoding porin, whose product is MKKSLIALTVLGAIAGAAQAQSSVTIYGTVDAGVTYSNNNVPAGNVDANSRLGGSKFGVGSGNIDTSRIGFKGVEDLGGGLKALFQLEAGFNTDTGGFEQDKSLFNRKSVVGLGGNFGSVLLGRQSDVLDDYGHQYTSVKDFGNFVGSPHVGDRLEGSRTQNSIRYNSPSFSGVTASAIYGFGEEAGANSNGQAFGGGVAYDNGPLGAYLGYYQSKAGKNSADTAPLFQLNTVKEGDTMNKTFSLGASYQAGPARLYGNWSRINVPEQYKQNIFELGTDYALSAPLHLLASVQHTQYSLDGNTEGNSSKPQVTQVNLGVDYYLSKRTDLYTLASYAKGKNGAPVGDYANPAVQNDAGKSNQTAVAVGIRHKF
- the dksA gene encoding RNA polymerase-binding protein DksA, translated to MLTEEQILKMGEKDYMNEAQLAFFKARLQQLEIDLLKNAGETTEHLRETVLVPDPADRATIEEEHALELRTRDRERKLLKKVQQSIASIDAGEYGWCEETGEPIGIPRLLARPTATLSLEAQQRRELKQKLYGD
- the xerC gene encoding tyrosine recombinase XerC, whose translation is MSADANQAYLSGYLDSLAGQRQLSAHTISNYGRDLRELASLTQALGNNWQFAAVTHFHIRKFAAQLHSRGLNPSSIARKLSAWRGFFEWLAEQTTLASNPVEGVKAPKRAKPLPKAMAADDAIHLVASGNPLADAGSSMALCNQAMFELLYSSGLRVSELAGLDLRYSRQADHESAGWIDLDAAEVTVTGKGGKKRSVPVGKPAIQAIAAWLPQRAALLKSDQGEHAAALFLTERGTRVSPRVIQLRLKHHAQSLGIASNVHPHVLRHSFASHMLQGSGDLRAVQELLGHASIAATQVYTSLDFQRLAQVYDAAHPRAKKITDK
- a CDS encoding DUF484 family protein, with the translated sequence MSLQLDPDTVAQYLIDSPHFFEEHAELLAKIRLSSPLLGRAVSLQERQMEVLREKIKVQDLRLADMMRNAQENDASSHKLHAWTRSLLLARNDVDLPHTLVDGLRTSFGVPQATLRLWGVAEDYSHTWFAAEASEDAKIFANGLSLPFCGSNNDFEAAAWLEHDVQSVAMLPLRNTSSGAAVSATFGLLVLGSPDPQRFSADMATDFLVQIGETASAALACLLE
- a CDS encoding CobW family GTP-binding protein, which encodes MALIPTTILTGFLGAGKTTLLNRILQQQHGHKIAVIENEFGQENIDNEILVQDSTEQIVEMNNGCICCTVRGDLIVALTTLARRRAAGELNFDRVIIETTGMANPGPVAQTFFVDDEVAMHFMLDAIVTVVDAKHAMMQLDQQEEAQRQVGFADKLLLSKTDLVAAQEVTALTSRLKRINPRAPIITLDPQHTPIEEILDIRGFNLNAKLEIDPDFLATEEEHAHEHSGDDCDHPSHQHEGHGHHDHHHAHHDDEIAAFVFKSERPFDTARLDEFLGGLVQVYGPRMLRYKGVLLMDGADRKVVFQGVHQIMGSDVGGKWDANETRGSKMVFIGKNLPKDIFIRGLEQCLV
- a CDS encoding Fur family transcriptional regulator is translated as MAAASSRPHAAALAEAQLREVALRITPARIKVLAALLEARCAFSHQDMQDQFTEMDRVTLYRALDCLTDAGLAHKIAGDDRVFRYSAGTEHSEASHSGHATQHQHGHFKCTRCAKVFCLDGSGDAGFLDSMLSLGDSHAGSTTTPAKLRKQLQQALQDTLGKGFQGHEIELTIKGWCADCTH
- a CDS encoding tetratricopeptide repeat protein, with amino-acid sequence MAKREDLAIIRAARAGQAAAQLALGKRYLFGGNGLPQSLSTALHWLDRAAQQQESEAWMLIGRHISLEVAEAASDPLALCVWYERAFDAGLMQAGLVLAQLVLNREDGNLQVLPGLHGKAIKALETAAHGGIAEAQWLLAQHADSAPPPGRAAPSEQLAGVQSETQTESKPEQDATLKWTARAADAGVMQAQQSLAQLAWEKADWPVFLERALPLARALSEQYADILAQLNVPSETLARQLGEENLSLLLRSAQVLQTSDSFDAAEVQQFLELAAYGDDKAAQLALGLWYARMNSDGERLLVGTGSANYKKAIRWLTLAGEAGLADAWYALSRIYLKSEFSQRNLVDMQRHLEHAAEMGHCAAQLECGLSAWRNRREKLANDVRAVYWLQKAAAQGSGEAANLLARIADSAQPAAWAEAAKQQLTREQVKAHPFLAARIELAVLFGLSRPEALLLDLNQADCGHCLVIDIRAHYARSKRRLILIQTGDERQALTRIARLFEDVDCGPNGPEGNYRQRLYRFKTAVPSAAAEADEVL
- the dapF gene encoding diaminopimelate epimerase codes for the protein MKLKFTKMHGAGNDFVVIDAIHQHVDFTPAQWQRLGDRRFGVGADQMLVVEKSQADGVDFRYRIYNADGGEVEQCGNGARAFVKFVTDKGLTSKRAIRVETMSGIIEPRLEDDGRITVDMGAPVLAPAAVPFDASNLDSRTMGEDALWPLDVQGKQVWISVVSMGNPHAVQVVEDSEAAPVLVDGPLIEHHPRFPRRVNAGFMQVVDRHSIKLRVFERGAGETLACGTGACAAVVAGIRRGLLDSPVAVQTHGGELSIAWAGGQQAVMMTGPAVSVFEGEIEIAAADQA
- a CDS encoding lipid A biosynthesis acyltransferase, which translates into the protein MRALLGLLWLAHFLPLWILGPVGEALGSLLFVIMKPRRHITLTNLRLCFPNMTEAERVVLARRHFQAYSRSVMERSVLWWASESRLRRLIKIESDLPLSTLQAGPTILLCPHFVCLEIPGIALVLNSSLSICTIYTRQQDAVTDAALLKGRSRFRPVKLFTREQGVKPIIRAMREGFPFIMLPDMDFGLKDAEFVPFFGIPTATLTATARIAAATKASVVPMIATFLPGYKGWKVTFYPAWENYPGDDMTEATRRMNAFIEARILEAPAEYFWAHKRFKTRPPGQADVYSPAAPEQADTAAR